A DNA window from Halorubrum sp. DM2 contains the following coding sequences:
- a CDS encoding DUF1028 domain-containing protein, whose protein sequence is MTFSICVRERYTDEDGDDQTRFGVAVTTRLPGVGTLCPFASSDGAVATQSLVNVELGRKGIEYLGDGLAVDDALRALLNADEGSAERQLHGVDADGTFAFSGDECNDWYGHLEGQNYTVAGNLLTGEDVIEDVAAAYESDAHGDAPLAERLIDALAAGHAAGGDKREDLEVQSAALLVRNTEAEADDPYYNDLRVDASETPVADLRETYETAKRGYETILEKYAEEEEQDATEDETAGNDAE, encoded by the coding sequence GTGACGTTCAGCATCTGCGTTCGCGAGCGGTACACCGACGAGGACGGCGACGACCAGACCCGGTTCGGCGTGGCGGTGACCACCCGACTGCCGGGCGTGGGCACGCTCTGCCCGTTCGCGTCGTCCGACGGGGCGGTGGCGACCCAGTCGCTCGTCAACGTCGAACTGGGGCGGAAGGGGATCGAGTACCTCGGTGACGGGCTCGCGGTCGACGACGCCTTACGGGCCCTCCTGAACGCCGACGAGGGGAGCGCCGAGCGCCAGCTCCACGGCGTCGACGCCGACGGGACGTTCGCGTTCTCCGGCGACGAGTGTAACGACTGGTACGGCCATCTGGAGGGGCAAAACTACACCGTTGCGGGCAACCTCCTCACCGGCGAAGACGTGATCGAGGACGTCGCGGCCGCCTACGAGTCCGACGCGCACGGCGACGCGCCGCTCGCCGAGCGGCTGATCGACGCCCTCGCGGCGGGCCACGCGGCGGGCGGCGACAAGCGCGAGGACCTCGAAGTCCAGTCCGCGGCGCTGCTCGTGCGGAACACCGAGGCGGAGGCCGACGACCCGTACTACAACGACCTCCGCGTCGACGCGAGCGAGACGCCCGTGGCCGACCTCCGCGAGACGTACGAGACCGCCAAGCGCGGCTACGAGACGATCTTAGAGAAGTACGCCGAGGAGGAGGAGCAGGACGCGACCGAAGACGAGACGGCGGGGAACGACGCGGAGTAA